The Hydrogenophaga crocea genome contains a region encoding:
- the thiL gene encoding thiamine-phosphate kinase, with amino-acid sequence MGEFELIARHFTRPAPAPEAVVLGVGDDCALLRPTPGHLLAISTDMLVEGRHFFAGAEPEALGHKALAVNLSDLAAMGARPLGFTLALALPAADEAWLAAFARGLFALADAHACPLVGGDTTRGPLNLCITVFGERRPGQALRRNAARAGDELWLSGRTGEARLALALRRGEAWARGELAAVADRMDRPTPRLALGQALAATPGVHAALDVSDGLAGDIGHILEASGVGAEIEADALPVAPALQALDRPHRLDCLLAGGDDYELLFTADPAAHAAVRAAGAQTGVAVTRIGRITAAPGLRVLDAQRQAVPLRTRGFDHFAAD; translated from the coding sequence ATGGGCGAGTTCGAACTCATCGCGCGCCACTTCACGCGCCCCGCGCCGGCGCCCGAAGCGGTGGTGCTCGGCGTGGGCGACGACTGCGCGCTGCTGCGGCCCACGCCGGGCCACCTGCTCGCCATCAGCACCGACATGCTGGTCGAAGGCCGGCACTTCTTCGCCGGCGCCGAGCCCGAGGCGCTGGGCCACAAGGCGCTGGCGGTGAACCTGTCGGACCTCGCGGCCATGGGCGCGCGGCCGCTGGGCTTCACGCTGGCGCTCGCGCTGCCCGCGGCCGACGAGGCCTGGCTCGCGGCCTTCGCGCGCGGCCTGTTCGCGCTGGCCGACGCGCACGCCTGCCCGCTGGTGGGCGGCGACACCACGCGCGGCCCGCTCAACCTGTGCATCACCGTGTTCGGCGAACGGCGCCCCGGCCAGGCGCTGCGCCGCAATGCCGCGCGCGCGGGCGACGAGCTCTGGCTCAGCGGCCGCACCGGCGAGGCGCGGCTGGCGCTCGCGCTGCGCCGCGGCGAAGCCTGGGCGCGCGGCGAACTGGCCGCGGTGGCCGACCGCATGGACCGCCCCACGCCGCGCCTCGCGCTCGGCCAGGCCCTGGCCGCGACCCCGGGCGTGCACGCCGCGCTCGACGTGAGCGACGGCCTGGCGGGCGACATCGGCCACATCCTCGAAGCCAGCGGCGTGGGCGCCGAGATCGAGGCCGACGCGCTGCCCGTGGCGCCCGCGCTGCAGGCGCTGGACCGGCCGCACCGGCTCGACTGCCTGCTCGCGGGCGGCGACGACTACGAGCTGCTGTTCACCGCCGACCCGGCCGCGCACGCCGCCGTGCGCGCAGCGGGCGCACAGACCGGCGTGGCGGTGACGCGCATCGGCCGCATCACGGCGGCGCCGGGGCTGCGCGTGCTCGATGCGCAGCGCCAGGCCGTGCCGCTGCGCACGCGCGGCTTCGACCACTTCGCGGCCGACTGA